DNA from Desulfitobacterium chlororespirans DSM 11544:
GGGTTCCGGTGTTATGAGCATAGTTCATAATTCAATCACCTCATGAGTTCTTAAGAATTCAATAGAACACGCAGTGCTTCATTATCAAGCACTTTGTGTTCTATTGAAAAAATCAACTTGCTTTAAATGAAAATCAGCTTAATATTCTTGTTCCAGAATCTGATAAGCCGGAGCGCCTTCGCACTGTGCCGGCATTCTCACCCCTGCCAGAACAGCCAGGGTTGGCACAAAGTCAACCTGGCGGATGATCCGATCCGTGACAAATCCTTGTTTGACGCCTTTGCCTGCGATAAAGAATATCGGGGATACGGAGGTATCGGCTTCCCCTAAGGTTGTCGACAAGCAGTCGGCATGGTCATAGTTATAACCTTCAGCCAGCCAGTAGCAGATATCCCCGGCATGGGGGCCGCCTTGACCAAGAAGTACGGCATCCCGGTTTCTTAAGGCGACGGATACGACACGGTGCCCTGTCTTCTTGTCCTTATACCCGTATAAAGCCGTCATAATTTCTTCTTCCAACTCGTATTGGTCAGCCGGCTCAACTATACCATAGGGTTCCCGGCCTTTGAGGTTGATGTAAATGTGCTGTTCACGTACGGCAATGGCTTTGGTCTTCGACCAATCGATTTCCGGCAGTTCTTTGCCGTTTTCATCGGTCTTTAACACGGTAAACCCAAGTTCCTGCATTAAACGCACATTGACGCCGCCCAGCTCACCCAGCCATTGCATATCGTGCTTCGGAGACACTTGGGCATGATCGGAGAATACCGAGATCGTCCAGCCTTCATCAAACAGATGAATGAACTTGCCCAGATAGTAATCGACTTGCAGATAGATATCTTCGATGAATTTTTCATAATCTTCATGCGGCAATCTATTGAAGTCTTTTTCCGCCAAATGTTTAATAAACATATGGCATTGCAGATCGGGAGCATGGAAATGGGAGAATACAGCATCCAATTTTTCCGTTTCAATCAAGTGTAAAATCGCCGCCGCCTGCCAATCCGCTGTTGTGTACCAGTTGTCCAGCATGCAGTCCGTGATCATTTGTTTATCCTGGCAGCCCAGCATCGTGGTCGGGGTGGGATAGCCGACATTTTCAGTTACTTCTTTGAAGATTCGCTTGGGATGCCAGACACTGTCATTTTCCGTATCCATACCAGCGGATACCCACATAGTCAATTGGCTGCCGTCAGGTTTAATGGATAATAGCTTCATATTCCGGTTGGCGCGGAATCTTTTGCCGTCAGCTTTAACCGCTTCATCGATAACTTCTCTGGCCATAATACCCGGCTCCAGAACGACGAGCGGTTCGGCATCCTTCTTGCTCTTATAGACAGCAACGCGGTTGTAATCGCCGTTTGCACCTTTTAAGATTAAGCAGGGACGGCGGATTAAACCTTTAGAATACATAATGAAAAATTCTTTTGCGCCCTCAGGAGCGTGTTCCCAGCCACTGGGCTCTTTGATCGGCGATCTTACCGCATCGCTTGGTGCTTCAGTTATCGAGGTTGTTTGCATGGATTCATTGACAACTATTAAGCGCAGACCTGCCGACATGTCCGATTCGGCAATACTCGTATCGCTGATGCCCGCTTCTTTGCTGCTTTCAAGATCAAGATTCTCCACAACGCAAGGAGCAACAGAGTTGGTCGCTGCTCTGGTGGCAAAGGTCAGTTCCGGGATTTCAACATTGGCGCCCACAAAGAATTCCCCGTCAACTGTAGTCGTAGCCATCCCCACACTCCCGGGGGAAGTTCCGTCGACAACCATCAGATTCGGGTTATCCGAAGTCGGAGGCCAAGCGCTCCCCGGCCAATGCCAAACCAGAGTTTTCTTGCCTGCGTCGGCTAAAACATTCCAAAGGGGTTCAGCCGTGCAATTCCGGGAATCGAGATTATACTCTACATAATCCTTGGTTTTGGTATCAGGACTCCGCCAGAATCCGGTAATTCCATGAACATTGGCGTAACAGCCGGTAGCCAAAGTAGTCCACATTGGAGGGGTCACTGTCGGATGCCCGCCAAGCATGATCAGGTCTTTGCCTGAGGCACCTCTTTCGAGCATTTTCTTAATATTAGGCAGTTTTCCCTGTGCCAGATACTTGCTGGTCAGGCTGGGATCCATCCCGTCAACACCCAATAAAAGAAGCTTCTCTGTTGCCGCTTTTCTCTGCAACATTCTGTTCATCCCTTTCCTTCAAAGTAATTTTTATAGGCCTTAAGCAGGAACCCTATCCTGTATTAATTTTAGATCCAGATAAATTTGATGAACAGCAGCTTATTTTTCATTAAATCTTCTGCAACTAATAGTTGCATGGTTGACGAGAAATGGCCAGAAAAAGCAAAGACGCCCCATTTTATTTGAGGCGTCCCAATGGGCTGGTTCCAGCCCTGGAAAATCCCATCCCGTGATATCATTGGGGTGAGATTCCTATATTCTATCTGCACAGCTGGTCTGCTGCTTGCGTTTCTTGATCATTACTTCTCCAAAATTTGATATACTGGAGCCCCTTCACATTGGGCCGGCATATCAATATTCATAAGAGTTGCTACGGTAGGAGCTACATCGACCTCACGAATGACACGTTCTGTTTCACAACCCTTTTTAATTCCTGCACCTGCCGCTATAAAAATCGGCGATACAGATGTGCCGAAATATCCTTCCGTTGTAGATAAAGCATCACCATGTAAACGATTGAATCCTTCCTCCAGGAAATAGATAATATCTCCACATTCTGGACCACTCATACCCAAAACAGCTGCATCTTTATTGCGCAAAGCTATATTGACAATGCGCTTACCATCCAGGCGGTAGCTGTATAAGTCATCAATAATCTTTCTTTCCAACTCATATTTATCAGCAGGCTCCACGCTACCGTATGGGTTTCTCCCTTTCAAGTTAATATAAATATGGTTGCCGCGAGGTGCTACCGCTTTGGTCTTTGTCCAATCAATCCCACGAATATCGTTGCCATTAGCATCCTTTTTCATTACTGTATAGCCCAAATCGCGCAGAACCCCAATATTCATAACAAAACCTTCACCCAAGAAAGGCAGCTCATCCTCTTCACTGCACAAAAGGCCGTGGTCACTGGTGACAATAATCGCCCACCCCTTGTCAATCAGAGGCAAAAATTCCCCAATATATTCATCAACTTGGCAATAAATTTCTTCTAAAAACCCCTGATATACTTTTTCATCATTGTATCCGTACTTAGCTCTGGTCTTGGCCCATCTCCAGCAGGGATGACCAATATGATCGCAAGCATGATTATGTGTAAATACCGCTTCATATTCATTCGCTTCAATCAATCCCAACAAGGCCTTGGCCTGCCACTTATTAAATACATCCCAGCTTGGCAAAGAACGTCTGCTGATCATTTCCGGATAGCCACCGCCCAATGCTACAGCACATGGCACTAAACCTGCGATCTCAATCGTTTGTTGATATAATGACTGGGGCGACCAATTAAAATCTTTACGTCCAGTTTCAATATCTAAGGCACTGCCTGCTGATATCGTTACAAACTTACCCTCATGATCTATTCTTAAAATTGCAAAATGACGGGTTGTCTCCACCTTCTCTTCTCCAGTAATTACATCCGTGATGACCAGAGGATAAAATTCGCCTTCTTTTATGGCAACGAATGGTTTTTCATCTTTTTTACTCCCATATATTTCTACTTCGTTATATTCTCCGCCTTCATTCTTAAGCAGCAAAGCCGGGTATCGTTTCAAACCTTTAGATACAATTACAGTAAATTCTTTAGCACCATCCGGCAATTCATGCCCCCAATTTTTAGGCTCTTTAATTGGAGAGTCGAAATTAAAACAAGGTCTATCCGTTTCACCGTTTTCTTCCCCTTCCAGATGGTCAAGCAACAGCCAGGCATCAGGTGTCTTGCCTGAGGCAGCTTCTCGGGCAGTTTCCTGCCAATCTCCATCGCCAACTGAAACTTCCGTCATACTCTTTAACAAATCAGAACGGCTTTGGGGAGCAAAAGCTGCATTGGACTCCTTCATATCCTCGGTCATGACACATCCGGCTCCACCTTTTGACTCCACATGTAAACGATTGCGGATTTCTTTACATTCTGCCGAAGCATAGGTAATATGCTCATCCTCTACGACAGAAACACCGGCATTAGGTCCAAGCGGCACCAACCCGCCGACTATATGCAAATTATCACTATCACTAATAGGTGGCCACGAACAGGGCCAGGTCCAAACCAGAGTTTTCTTGTCGGCTTTAACTGTACATTCCCAAATCTGTTCAGCTTTCACCTGGGCCGAGTTAAAATTATTAACAATTTTACCAATATCCGATGGGTGGGAATTCCAATAGCATGTCACCCCATGAGTCATTGGATAGGCACCGGTTGATAAGGTCGTCCACATTGGCGGAGTAATGGTTGGCTGCGCGCCTAACATGACTAAATCCTTGCGGGCGCTGCCCAGTTCAATCATCTTTTTAAGATGAGGCAATTTCCCTTCATCAACCAAACGTTTGGTCATCTTCGGGTCCATGCCGTCAATACCAAGCACAATTACTTTTTTGCTGTTCATAATAAAGTCCTCCTGATAAGATTTTGTCAGGGCAACTATGACTATAGGACAAATTAGATGGCCTGTGTTTTATGCACAGGATTCAATTTCTCCAGAGAAGCCCCAGCGGTTTTTTCTCCAAGTACCAAAAAGATGAGAGCCGGAACAATAAAGAATAAGCCATTGACTAAGTTAGCCCCAAAGTATCCGTAGGTAAGGAATATTGGCGATGCCGAAACCATTGCCCAGGCGGAAATCATTCTCCCCAGGCCCAGGGCAATACCACCCGCGCTGGTTCTGACTTGCGTCGGATAGGATTCCGCCGTATAAGTCCAGGCCAGAGTCATGGCAGCCGACATAAGAAGGCCTTTCAAGACCATACATATGGCAATCGGCAAAACACTGCTGAAAAGCCCTTGAATTATAAATAGCCCGCCTATGACTATAAACCAGATGATGATCGGGATCTTTCTGCCCCCTTTGTCGGTAACCCGGGAAACAATAAGGTTGCCAATGGGTACCACCAAAGCTGCTACCATGTTGATGGTTAAGGCATCATTCAGGGAAAACCCCATTGTCGTATGCACAGCCTGATACAAGTTGGCGAGATAGAAGTTTCCCAGCGTAACGCCCGTTACGACAAATAGCAGGCCAACCGTCCGTTTGATATAAGCGCCGCTGAACATTACTTTGCAAGCTTCGATAATACCCGAATTTTTAGGCTTATCAGCCGCACCGACATTGGCAGGGAGCTTAGCTTCCGGCAAAATTTCTGCGAGAACTCTCTCAGCCTCCTCAATACGGCCCTTGGAAACCAACCAGCGCGGTGATTCCTTGATCCACGGAATCCCGAGCAGACAGACAACAATACCAACCCCGCCTAAGATAAAGATAAAGCGCCAGCCGTCCGGTGACATGGGCACAACGATTCTGGCCAAGATCGCCATTAAAGGTATTCCGGCTGTTCCGCCGGCAATTGCCAGCGCCTGATATTTTCCCCGTGATTCTGAGGGCATCATTTCCGAGATATAAGCCATAGCGATAGTTACCAAGGCAATCGTGCCTACTCCGGTTAAGGTGCGGAAAAAGGCAAAGGCCATATAATCGGTAAAAACAGCGTTGGCTAAAGAAGATATGGAAAAAATGAAACCATATAATAGTAAGGATTTCTTGCGTCCGATAATGTCTGCGGTCCACCCGCCAATGACTGCTCCTATGCACATCCCCAGCATATTGAGAGCACCTATGTTCGTAATTTGCTGCATATTCCAACCGTACTGGGCAATTAGTGAGGGAGCGGCAAAGCCGAAATTTGACACGTCCATTTGATCAAACACATAGAAAAATGCAGCTATAATGAGAAATCTTTTTTGAACTTTACTCAGCTTATGGCCATCGAAGTATGTCCTATTATCTGCTCCGCTTTGAACTGGATTTGTCATAATTTTGAGTACACCTCCAAAATTTATTGACCATACCGAAAGGTAATGATTGCTAATCTCAAAAATTATTAATAAAATGAAACATTATGATAAGATTAATTCCAGGGGAAGTTCAGATAATTTCTTATTTTTGCGATAAAAATTAAAATATCCTATTTAATTTTTTAACAATAGTTCAATACCTCCTATTAATTTAAATTATTTCTAAAATCAGCAACCATGTCGTTTTAATTATATAAATAAATTTTTTTTATCGGAAGCATCACATTTTCTTATGATTAATAGGTAACTTTTAGTTGCATCATCTTTGATGACCTTTATATTAAAACAGCAGCGTTGCCTAAAGCTAACAACCCCAAAAATGTCAAAGTCTAAACCAGCTCGAATTCAAGCAAAAACAACAAAAAACGACCATGTTCCTGATTAACTCTATCAATGCCAATAAAAAGTCCTTATAATAAGAGATAGGGCAGTCCTCGCCAAATCCCTGGCCTCGATTGTGAAATTCAAAACTAGCAACACATCGGCTCACTCTCTCACCAGTCATGCTCAACTTCAAGACTATA
Protein-coding regions in this window:
- a CDS encoding alkaline phosphatase family protein; the encoded protein is MNSKKVIVLGIDGMDPKMTKRLVDEGKLPHLKKMIELGSARKDLVMLGAQPTITPPMWTTLSTGAYPMTHGVTCYWNSHPSDIGKIVNNFNSAQVKAEQIWECTVKADKKTLVWTWPCSWPPISDSDNLHIVGGLVPLGPNAGVSVVEDEHITYASAECKEIRNRLHVESKGGAGCVMTEDMKESNAAFAPQSRSDLLKSMTEVSVGDGDWQETAREAASGKTPDAWLLLDHLEGEENGETDRPCFNFDSPIKEPKNWGHELPDGAKEFTVIVSKGLKRYPALLLKNEGGEYNEVEIYGSKKDEKPFVAIKEGEFYPLVITDVITGEEKVETTRHFAILRIDHEGKFVTISAGSALDIETGRKDFNWSPQSLYQQTIEIAGLVPCAVALGGGYPEMISRRSLPSWDVFNKWQAKALLGLIEANEYEAVFTHNHACDHIGHPCWRWAKTRAKYGYNDEKVYQGFLEEIYCQVDEYIGEFLPLIDKGWAIIVTSDHGLLCSEEDELPFLGEGFVMNIGVLRDLGYTVMKKDANGNDIRGIDWTKTKAVAPRGNHIYINLKGRNPYGSVEPADKYELERKIIDDLYSYRLDGKRIVNIALRNKDAAVLGMSGPECGDIIYFLEEGFNRLHGDALSTTEGYFGTSVSPIFIAAGAGIKKGCETERVIREVDVAPTVATLMNIDMPAQCEGAPVYQILEK
- a CDS encoding alkaline phosphatase family protein, producing MLQRKAATEKLLLLGVDGMDPSLTSKYLAQGKLPNIKKMLERGASGKDLIMLGGHPTVTPPMWTTLATGCYANVHGITGFWRSPDTKTKDYVEYNLDSRNCTAEPLWNVLADAGKKTLVWHWPGSAWPPTSDNPNLMVVDGTSPGSVGMATTTVDGEFFVGANVEIPELTFATRAATNSVAPCVVENLDLESSKEAGISDTSIAESDMSAGLRLIVVNESMQTTSITEAPSDAVRSPIKEPSGWEHAPEGAKEFFIMYSKGLIRRPCLILKGANGDYNRVAVYKSKKDAEPLVVLEPGIMAREVIDEAVKADGKRFRANRNMKLLSIKPDGSQLTMWVSAGMDTENDSVWHPKRIFKEVTENVGYPTPTTMLGCQDKQMITDCMLDNWYTTADWQAAAILHLIETEKLDAVFSHFHAPDLQCHMFIKHLAEKDFNRLPHEDYEKFIEDIYLQVDYYLGKFIHLFDEGWTISVFSDHAQVSPKHDMQWLGELGGVNVRLMQELGFTVLKTDENGKELPEIDWSKTKAIAVREQHIYINLKGREPYGIVEPADQYELEEEIMTALYGYKDKKTGHRVVSVALRNRDAVLLGQGGPHAGDICYWLAEGYNYDHADCLSTTLGEADTSVSPIFFIAGKGVKQGFVTDRIIRQVDFVPTLAVLAGVRMPAQCEGAPAYQILEQEY
- a CDS encoding MFS transporter, which codes for MTNPVQSGADNRTYFDGHKLSKVQKRFLIIAAFFYVFDQMDVSNFGFAAPSLIAQYGWNMQQITNIGALNMLGMCIGAVIGGWTADIIGRKKSLLLYGFIFSISSLANAVFTDYMAFAFFRTLTGVGTIALVTIAMAYISEMMPSESRGKYQALAIAGGTAGIPLMAILARIVVPMSPDGWRFIFILGGVGIVVCLLGIPWIKESPRWLVSKGRIEEAERVLAEILPEAKLPANVGAADKPKNSGIIEACKVMFSGAYIKRTVGLLFVVTGVTLGNFYLANLYQAVHTTMGFSLNDALTINMVAALVVPIGNLIVSRVTDKGGRKIPIIIWFIVIGGLFIIQGLFSSVLPIAICMVLKGLLMSAAMTLAWTYTAESYPTQVRTSAGGIALGLGRMISAWAMVSASPIFLTYGYFGANLVNGLFFIVPALIFLVLGEKTAGASLEKLNPVHKTQAI